AGCATTGTGAGAAGTGCTTCAGTAGCAGTGACTATTTAACAAAGCACATGATGAGATTCCATAACCCAGAGAGATCAGCGCGAGGACCGTTTGTATGCAGTATCTGTTTTAAAACTATATGTACAAAGGGTGATCTAAAAAAACACATGTTGATCCATACTAACGAAAAACCATTTGTTTGTGAAGAGTGCGGTAGAGGGTTTTCACAAAGTAGTAATCTGAAAACACACATGATGATCCACACCAAGGAAAGAATATTTTTGTGTCAAGAATGTGGCAAAGGATTTTGTCAAAAAGTTAATCTCAAAACACATATGATGATTCACACTGATCAAAGACCATTTATATGtcaagaatgtggtaaagggttttgTAGAATTCAAGACCTAAAACTACACATAATGATCCATTCCAATGAGAGACCATATGTGtgcaaagagtgtggtaaaggatttTGTCAAAAAGGCACTCTAAAAACACATGTAATGATACACGCCAAAGAAAGAACATATATTTGTCAAGAATGTGGTACAGCATTTAATAGAAATCGGGACCTAAAACTACACATGATGAACCACACAAACACATGTGTAGAAATTAACACAAGCTCAGTGGCGGGTGGCAAGTAAAAGTTGTGGCTCAACCTAGAAACTTGTATTCATTCAGTTCAGGTGCGCCACTGAATCTTCTGTAATCCGTACTAAAATAATGATGTtgataacaaatataaaaaaagtttGTACTTGTCAAGTTTCACATGAGTTAATtgattaacgcattatgccgtgagtgtaaacatctactgatccgactaaatggtaatacacggaTCCGtgtagtcggatcagtagatgtttacactcactgcataatgcgttaatttgggcaaatagtgagtttgttcatagaccctacaccactacactacactacttggtgtagggtctatggtttgttctagcaagctactaattaatgcaaagctgataaactcagataagacattgatatcaggtaggaaatagaacaaaacagtgagaggaaacagtatttaaaacttatttgaaatatacagaaaataatattagaaatccggaaaatcgcaagtacaaaactgattatttgtcctttaccctgtgtcCATCATAAAAATCTACCCCATTGTGATTGGCATATCCTGCCCTATGATGCAGATCATGTGATGACACCACTGATGTCAACTGATGTAGAGGGTAGATTTAAAACCCAGTATAGGGTATACATGGTTTGCTGATTGATACTTGCTTTGtagaagtaaaatattgaaactaTAATTGGAAGCATCTGTGAAGGACACATTAGTCAAACTCTGTCAGCACCCAAGGATATAAACTATGTTCAATTTAGTGTATGTATAAACTCACATATCTCACCTTATGTTGTCTCCTTATATCCTATTCCATGTTTAGAATTTATAAAACTGGGatggaaaattgaaattgtaatgttgACAAATGATAGACAGCCTTCAATAGCTGTGACATGTCTTTTAGGTGATTACATTATAATGCAAGGTAAAATTTATCTTGAGGAATGGATATTGTCGCTtcacatttcatttaaaaaaaacctttaAATTCTGTAAGATTGATTAAAAAGCCATTAATCTgtggttgttttgtttgtgttttattcTTTGAACGAGTTTGATCCTAGACTAAGACTAGTATGATACATTGTGTCGTTCTGACCTCACCGACCTGTGAAAGggattgaccgatgtgtgaggatGCCCTGTCATGGGGTACCTTGCAGACCAGGGATGATCCTGGCATAAAAGTGGTACCCATCTACATATCTTaatacataaacatatttgtgcaGCAGTTCATGAATTATGCAGCAATATATCTTATCACATTGACTTTCACACACCCAAAATTCAGTTTACCCAATGAATAATGAGTTCAACTATTACTTATAGATCAAATAAACGTCTAATTAAAAGTTACAATGTCTTCATTATAAAAATAGTAGTCCAGATTTAAAGGCCAAAGTTTCACTTCCAGGTTCTTAATTGTActattgttatcttatcagAAGAGTCGTGGATAAGGATTAGATTATCAAAACCAAATTTGTCTGAAACTTTCACACTGCAATTAATCTTAGTCTGAAACTGAAGTGGTGGTCTTTTAAGCCCCCTAACTTTGTTTACTTCCCATGATGCTCCAGTATACAGCAAATCTCTCCAGAGCCAGATATGCCAATTTTCATAGCACTTTAGAGAGGTTGTACTATGTAGGGTTTATAGTAGAAATGACACCTTATACATGAAATGTGTTCATCTTTaaagaaagaatttaatttcCCCAAAAAGGACAATTTGAcagataaaaactgaaaaaggTGAAATATATCCcaattttaaataattattaacCCATGAATATATGCTCTTGTACTTACTGTGTGAACTCTATAGGAAAATCAAACATTGTCGAtttagttgaaaaaaaaaaattgtgattgaaCCCCCAAATCGTTTAGTGATTTTAAAAAGACCgagaacaagctttcatatggctaAGTTTGGAGAGACTTTAACAACTTGGAATTTTCATGGAATTTGGTGCTGTGAAGCATTCTACCCCTAGGATTTCTACctcaaataatttgaaatatatggaCATTTCATTGACAAAAACAGGAAGGCTGCTTATTAATGCCTGCACAACACTCCTAAAAATAAAACTAGTGTTTGTTATCTGTGATTTTTTGCtatataaaatatactttttttcaaaagttgTGCAAGAGAAAAAAAGTACGTGAGTAGGTGCGTGGGTTTTGTGTTTCGTGGAATCAGAGAcaatttcttccttgtctgtggtggAAGGAATCACGCACATGGATTAACATTACAGACGTTTTGTCTAGCGCCCTCAACAATCACATCGGTCGATTCTAATTTGAGGTCAGAGGTTACAAGCTCGAGGCTTGCTTCGGTGTTGACATATTATCCCAAAACCATCCAATTAAAACACGATAATGTTGTTATCAAAGGTAAGTTCCATTATTTCCCATTTCATTGCTCATCACACACTTGCTTGCACATCATAACTGGAGGTATAGAATCTGTCTGAGTTTACAAATCGAAGTACAAACGCAGCGACCAGTTTGTTTCATACATTTCCATTCTCTAATTTTCTgtgaaaatcacaaaatatttgacaaaatctGACATTGTGAAGtacctgtctgtgtgtgtctaatGAACTTAAATCGAAGTCTTAGGGTCGGTCAACTGCATAGGCCTGTATTTGTCTTGTCGAACGTTCACCACGAAGGAGCCATCATTATCAAAACAGGGTGGTTGCAAGGACAacttaattataatatttttgtcacaaattaatatatacattaggATAGGAGAGATTCCAAATGGAAAATCGGCTGTTACTAAAGCCACAGCAATTGAAGTATACTCTTTTGAAATTCATATTCTTGGAGGCCAAACTCTAGCCTGTTTTTGATAATTCTATCGATGTAAAATAATCCATTTCAtcgtatgcaaattatatattacataaaacatgttattttcagtcTGTTTGACACCGTAGCAATTGTTGATGCCCATACTGCACTCTCATACCAAACCACAGAGGACCTAAGGCTACTTTATGattttgtttacaacaaataaaCCTGTCAACAACAAACccttcattaaaaaaatacagcAGTGTTCAAATTCTATCACCGTCTATTGAAATAAATTCTTTGGATcctatgtacaaatatatatcatatctacatgtatgtcactccGTTATGATTTAGTGGTGGTGTAATGTTCTTCCCGTATGTAGCTTAGATGACTTCAGTGCAATTCTTGCTGCAAAaatgtactcacagtattctacttactgaagaatacttaaccatcactagCAATTTacagaactcaaacctggtattaaagGTATAACTTTTTAAACAATCAGATGATGTGATTATGACAGCAGAACCCCATCatgtgtgagtgcaagtgtgacaTACCCAGGGTATTTTCATGAgtgcttacagtgttctctgcatccatactttcacaagcataaAGTGCAgaagaaaacactgcaagcacaattgcaaatacccctgagtacccacaatGGAATTCACGTGGCATGGGATTCtgttgttattacatatgtttatctgaaatggcaaatttccataaaaatcatatgaTTTTGTGTGCAGTGAATgatcatgtcctcatttgcatatcatttgcatgccggtgtgcaataatgttttcagtattacaCTGCAGTGAAAGTAACACTATACCCCCACCCACACCACCCCACCCCAGTAGTATGCATGCGCACCattgcaagtaatctctggtaccgtacatatatgtagtatttTTTATACTTCTTAAAAATCCCTACAGACATACAATAcaattgttctaacaatgtcagagaACAGTTGTAATACCATTGGAGGTATGAATCGacgtagtctgtaaggtacgccgtgatggggcgccctcaaacatcggtcaacccctgtgagaggaggccagtgagggcgaaacatcacgacgtatcttacagtctagaatCAACGTTACCATTATATTAGAATATGGTGATGGAggattttatgtaaatgtatgcatttgagtaaaaaaagtttataaactcagtgtATGCCACtttaacaatttcaaaaattctTTCTTTAGAGTTGGCAGATGAAAAAGACATACAGGAAGTGACAGTCAACCAGGAAGACACCAagttaaataaaattaaaacatcaaCCTGGTTTCGGTGAGATGGAAGACGTAAACAGTCGCAAATTCCCTATATATCAACAAAGATTGAGTCATGGAATACATTCCAGGAAACAACAACCCAACAATGGAACAAGCCGAAGTAATGAAAAGATGATAAGTTTAGGAAAAGATCATGTTTTACTGAGGGATATCAAAATCAAGATGGAGAAGGAAGAGTATCCTGACAACACAAGTCGTGCCATGGATAATTTTTGGAACATGACATCTGACAAGTGTTCAAATAGCAAAGCAGGTTGtgtgaataaaaatattattaaagagAAAGACAGTGATTTGACAAACCATAGCGTAATCAATCGACCAAGTCTGTGTACTGATAATGATGACAACATAGAACACATTCCTGGCAATATAAACAGTCCAAGCTGTGAACCATTTCCAGTtcaaatacatcaaaatgtACCATCTCTTCATTCTGTCATCAAAACAGAAAATGCTGGCAACAACAGTGAGCAAATTTATAGCTCTGACAATGCTACGTTAATGGAAAAATCAAAACACAGTGAAAATGACTTTTATGACCAAACCAGGATGGAAACCTTACCATACAAATCCTACAATAACACAGAGTTTATGTGGAAGAGTGTAGAGGATGAAGGGCTGGTCACAACTGATACAAACTTAAAGAAAGCAAAGTATCTCAAGAAGAGGAGATCAAAACCAGAAGCTATTATGCCATCGTTTCCATGTCAGCATTGTGATAAATGTTTTAGTCGTAGTGACTATTTAAACTTACATGTTATGAAATACCATAGATTTGATGAAGTGTATGTCTGTGAGGAATGTGGCATCGGTTTCCCTACAAGATACAAACTAAATATGCACATTATCATACACACTAACATAGGACAGTTTGTTTGTGATGATTGCGGTCAAGCTTTTGGTAGAAAATGTGACTTGAGGATGCACCTGACAAGTCATGCAGGAAAGTcgtttgtatgtaaagagtgtttTAAAGGGTTTTCTCAAAGGAGTGGTCTAGAGACACATATGATGATCCATGCTAAAGAAAGACCATTTATGTGTCTAGAATGTggtaaaacattttgtcaaGAAGAGAGTCTGAAAACACACGTACTGATTCATTCCAAAGAAAAACCAATTGAACATCAAGAGAGTAGTAAAGAGTATGGTCAAACGGTATTATTGAAAGAACACATACTGAGCCGCACATGTGATTATTGCGGTGAAGTTTTTATCAGAAAGGGTGACTTAAAAATACACATGGTGATGACTCATACAAGTAGACCGtttgtgtgtaaagaatgtggtaaagggttctCTCAAAAGGGTGGACTGAAAACGCACATGATGATCCACACCAAGGTAAGGCCATTTGTATGccaagaatgtggtaaaggatttTGTCAAAAGGGCAATCTGAAAACACACATGTTGACTCACAccaatgaaagaccatttgtatgtgaagagtgtggtaaagggttctATCAAAAAGGCAATCTTAAAGCACATATGAAGACCCATggcaaatgaaagaccatttatgGGGAAAAGAATGTAGTACAGGCTTTGGTAGAATTGGCGTTCTGAAAACTCATGAGTTGATTTACAATTGGAAAAAAAGATGTGGCGTGTAGTATTTGCGTTTTATCAAAAAGTTATTGTACCGATATTTGAATCTTGGAGAACACAGTGGAGATAGTGCAATAAAACAAGGGTCTGACTCCTTGGTGAGTCATAGTACccaaaataatgaagaaatggTTCTTGACTCACAAagttataccatgcatgagccaagctGAACAAacgaatatatactctggtcattcttcGTCACAACAATGCTTGTCTACGTCTATGTCACTGGATTATCTGCCATGtgtgaaatatgagtcaaaacattcaaaattgccattactttccccgattcttctttgatattactggcactggtataattatgttattctccaatatttttcttcattcacctgGAAAATACCTaagttttgtcactactcgtctagagactcgtagtgacaaaggccccttaggtcactcatattttgcTTGGCtgagcaaagaaaaatattggagaataacatctaattaattcaaaaagggaaataaaaaaatctttgACAGAGAATGAAAACTTCCAATTCTACTATAATCTTTGGAAAGTGACCTCTGATGTGTCTTCTTATAAATTACACAATCTCAGTGAAACATGTCTTACTAATGAAACTATTCAAGACAGTGATTTGACGAAGCATAGCATAGCCATACTCAGTCGACAAAGTCTGCATACTGAAGATGATACCAACACATTGCTGGCAATATAAACATTCCAAGCTGTGGACCATTTCCAAttcaaatacatcaaaatatagATATTGATACTATTTTCAAAACAAGATGCTAGAAGAATTGTTATCAAATTAGAAATGCTGAACATGCGAGATTATAGTTTGGAAAACACATCCTATTAAAATGAGCTTGACTTGCATGATCATCATGTGCACAGTAAACATCGCACCAAATTGAAATCCATTCCAAACAAATTGTAGTTACAGAGGTAATTAGAAAAGATCTATGAATGCGAAGGATGAAGGACAGATCAGGGACAACATTCATACAACAGTAAAGAGTCTGAGGAAGACTTCAAATAGTATTGTTTCCTTGTGAGCAGTATGATCTTTGTTTTGTTGACTGTTGTCATATTACATATTTCATGAtgaaaacagttttataatgAAAGATGCTTTTGGTCACATCTTGAAAATGATTGtccataaaatgaaatatgatcatggtacatttcaaatcaatttcCTTCGATTAATACTAGACTTGGGGTATTTATTGATGCTGGCTGGGGTAGTGTGAATGAACGAAACAGTATAAAAACATACCATCGTAGTTTTGTCTATATGCAAGGAAGGAAGCCTTGACAGAAATCTTGGCAAGTCGATTGTGAAAACCAAATATTGAACCCTCAAAGTGTTGCAGAAGAGGctcagggtttgtttttttGCCATAATCAAGCACATCCATCAAAAGAGGAGGATTGAGGTGCAATATGTGATTATGTTCACAtgcatttgtgtgtttgtattgttgCTTTTATGtgcaataaatttatttatttatttatttatttatttatttattgtttggatCAGGCTCAGAcccatattttaaaaaaaatacactagGAATGAGAATACACAGATAGAAATCCTTAAAACAAAACTATCCACGGAAAAAGAGGCAGGCTTAGATAATACccatataatattaatgtttgatatacatgtttatTCTAGTATTCTTTGCTGTTTGTCAAAATTTAACCCATGTACAAATGGTTATCACTTATGGCCGTTATCTCTTTTCTGAGTACACACtagatgtaaattgtattttcaagaAAATAAGACTAGATAGACTATATCTTCCCAAAAGCATGAATTTTTCCAGAAGTGTCTTTTGTGTTGACAGGGTATCTATATCTGCCACACATTATGATGTACTTCATATATTGATAAGCTCACTTGCCACGAACAATTTAACCATTCTTTTAGAGACACACGGCTCAACATACTCCTCCTGTGGAGCTGCTTATTTATCAAAGAAATTGTTAAATTCATATCCTCAGTTCAAAATTATTCCTATCATGTATAAAAATGGAATCTTCGAGGGATCGAGAAATGTACggaatagcgcccccaacgttCTGAAGTACCTGCTATTTATTCAGAGGTCAAAATATGTGCACAGTGTGTTGTATATCTTACCATGGTTGGCCCGTTGGCTGGTCATCGAAGGTAGGTTTGACTGTGTTTTAGATGTCATTGGTTGCTAACTTGTATGCTATTACATTCGATAATATGACAAGATAACAAATTTCCCGCTGTGATATGCGTAAGTAGTTTAGCTAGTAATTTACCGAGATATAGCGAGACTACACCACTCATCACGTGGACTCGATCCCATTTTGGaaacacaggcacttgtttcccaaGATATGTTTCCGAATACAATAAGATGTCGGTAATATTGAGATATTTGGCAAATAATGGCCATGacaacacttgttcacgaacagagcatttTTCTCATGACAAAAGttattcgggggggggggggggctgagagcatgccaattgtgtagagaagctggaaaagggcttgttaccaggaatataataaaaagaagatagagaggaggaaaaggagaggcagagaaacatgaagaagatgattttttatcttcttttttaaatcgaccgacaAACCCAAATTTGCCATGAAAAGGGTAATAAAAAAATAGGATCACCCTAACATCAAGACTTAGAATTTCTCATCTGTACATTGAACACTTACTTGGTACTACTTTAAATTCTATCTTCAGATTTTTGCATGTGTGAAGAAGGTGTAAGAGGAGTGACAGTCAAACAAGTAACAGCACGAAACGACTATCTCAGCTGTATATATATCGGCAGACACCAGTCACATTGATGATCTGATGAGGTGAAAAGGGAGTGACAGTCAAACAAGTAACAGCACAAAACGACTATCTCAGCTGTATATATATCGGCAGACACCAGTCACATTGATGATCTGATGAGGTGAAAAGGGAGTGACAGTCAAACAAGTAACAGCACAAAATGACTATCTCAGCTGTATATATATCGGCAGACACCAGTCACATTGATGATCTGATGAGGTGAAAAGGGAGTGACAGTCAAACAAGTAACAGCACAAACTGACTATCTCAGCTGTATATATATCGGCAGACACCAGTCACATGTGATGACCTGAGGAGGTGTAAAGGGAGTGACAGTCAAACAAGTAACAGCACAAAACGACTATCTCAGCTGTATATATATAGGCAGACACCAGTCACATGTGATGACCTGAGGAGGTGTAAAGGGAGTGACAGTCAAACAAGTAACAGCACAAAATGACTATCTCAGCTGTATATATATCGGCAGACACCAGTCACATTGATGATCTGATGAGGTGAAAAGGGAGTGACAGTCAAACAAGTAACAGCACAAACTGACTATCTCAGCTGTATATATATAGGCAGACACCAGTCACATTGATGACCTGAGGAGGTGTAAAGGGAGTGACAGTCAAACAAGTAATAGCACAAAACGACTATCTCAGCTGTATGTAGCCAGTAACAATAATGACCTTGTGTGTGTTTACTGAATTTGGTTGATATACCAACCAGTGAACACAAGTCAACAGAGTTTCAGAAACATGTATCAGAGACTTATAATCAGCTCAGCTACAGAGAAGATGGAAGACATTAGAAGCAGTAAATTTCGCAAATATAAGCAGAAATTAAACTTTGAAAAATATCGTAGAAAAACACAAGAAATTAGTGTAACTATccaacataaaaatgaaaaattgatgtCAGGAACAGATATTACAACAACTAGGGGAGACACTGTCAAGACAGAGAAGGAGGATTACCCAGAAGGCATCTGTCCTACCATGGATGATAGTCTTTGGAGAGTGACTTCTGAGGAGTGTTCTGATAATTTACACAATCACAGGGAAGTAAGTTGTGCAACAAAAGAAAGCATCAACAAGGGGGATAGTGATTTGACAAAGCATACAATAGTCAGACAACAAAGTATGTGTACTGATAATGATGACAACATAGAACATATTCCTGGCAATATAAACAGCCCAAGCTGTGGACCATTTCCagttcaaatatatcaaaatgtacaacCCATATACGCTGTTGTCAAAACAGAAGATGCTGAGGAGAACTTTGACCAAATTATCAACAATGAAATATTCCAAACAAGTAAACATAATGACATGTACAGAAAACAACAAACCAGAGTTGAAAGCATCATACACAAAAACTGTGATGATGCAAATGAGATGAAGAAAGGTGCGGATGGTAAGGATGGGGGGCAGATAGCAGACAGCATTGATACATCCATGGTGAATAAGAAGAAGACCTCAGCTCCACAACAAAGTATGTGTACTGATAATGATGACAACATAGAACATATTCCTGGCAATATAAACAGTCCAAGCTGTGGACCATTTCCagttcaaatatatcaaaatgtacaacCCATATACGCTGTTGTCAAAACAGAAGATGCTGAGGAGAACTTTGACCAAATTATCAACAATGAAATATTCCAAACAAGTAAACATAATGACATGTACAGAAAACAACAAACCAGAGTAGAAACCATCATACACAAAAACTGTGATGATGCAAATGAGATGAAGAAAAGTGTGGATGGTGCGGATGGGGGGCAGATAGCAGACAGCATTGATACATCCATGATGAATCAGAAGAAGACCTCAGCTCCACAATCAGGCATGCCAGCATTTCCTTGTCAGCATTGCGAGCAGTGCTTTACTGGCAGTGACTATCTAAACAAACACTTAATGAGATATCATAAAATTGGACTACCTCTCCATATTTGTGAAGAATgtggaaaaatatataaaacaaagtaCAGACTACAAGTCCACATGAGGGACCACTCAGATGAAAGACCATTTAAATGTAAAGAATGTGAAAAAACTTTCCGTAGAATAAACGTGCTAAGAACACACATGATCACACACACAAAggaaagaccatatgtatgtaaagaatgtggtaaaagATTTTCACACTATGGCTCTCTACAAGGTCATATAAGAATTCACACTAATGAAAAACCATTTCTGTGTTACGTGTGTGGTAAAGAATCACGTTGCAGTAGCAACCACAATAAACACATGGCCATACATACAGGTAAAAGAAGGTTGAAAAAGACCAACCCAGgtcaaattattgaaaatgaacacaaaatgcTTGTGAACTCTCAAACAGATGTTATTTCAAGAAAGGGAATCAAGACAGAGAATGATGAATATCCAGAAGGCAGCAGTCCTGTTATGAATAATCTTTGGAAAGTGTCCTCTGACAATAGTTTATCCCATCTCAGTGAAACAAGTTGTGCAACTGATGATGAAATGGGTTGTGCATCTGAAGAAAAAGGACAAAAGCAAAGCATCATCAATGAACAAAGTCTGTATACTGATAATGATGACAACATATTAGAACACATTCCTGGCAATATAAACAGTCCAAGCTGTGAACCATTTCCAGTTCAAATACCTCAACCTCCATTGCATAGTGATTGCACCATCAAAATAGAGGATGTTACCAATTAGTACTGAACAAAATTGTTAAGTTTCTAAAGACCTTATATATACCATTGCTTCCTTGTTAtcagtataattatgtattgttGACTGACTTTTTAGCCCCCAGCAGATAAAGTCCAGGGTGGCTAACTTTCTTGggtactgtatgtgtgtgtgtgtgtgtgtgtgtgtccatccaTTGGTTTGTTTGTATGGCAGCTTTTATTCTTTTATGTTTAATAAAGATATTAATGTTCAatgatttttcttctttgctGTTCATCAAGAGCTTATAAGTGGTATCAATTACAGCTGTTATATCATCTCTTTCCAAAGAGCCTGGTGTTAATTTACTGTCAACAAAATTACACAAAGCAAGCTATATGTTGCCAAATGCTTAGCAATGCATTTTTACCGTAGTGTTTCTTGAGATAGTGTAAGTGACAATTTGTGTACTCTTTAGGAAATATGAGATGATATACTGTAGCGGATACATTTAAGCtcctttttgcatgcaaaacCATTTGTTTACTAATAGACATCCCCATTCCATCCCAAACATTTACCTCCCTTCTGTGAAGCTGAAAGGAAATTGTTATTCATATCCTCAGTTCAAAATTATTCCTATAAAAATCGGAACCTGCGAGTTAGAAATTTATACATGCATAGTTGCATGACGATAGTACTTTAATACATGACTTTAATATCATTTGCTTTAATATTAGTATATTTGTCTAGCGCCCTCATTGTTGTGAAGCAGCTGCCCCATAttctgaggtcaaaggtcagtatTGGTTGCCACTACAGAATCTGTGTGGGTTGTCATCGAAGGTAGGTTACTGTGTGTTTTCAGATGTCATCGATTCCCAATTAGCATGCCGTTACATTCAATAATATGACGAGGTGTCAGATCTCGCAGACAATTATCTGTTTGGGGCATACTGTGTACCACTTTAGTCTCACAGTCTTGCAAGTTGCAGTGTACACAGCTTCACCGTTGATGGCTCACTAGTAAACTGCAAACTGAGTCTGAGTATTATACGCTGACACCCTCTTTCGCAGTGAGTGAatctgcgcgatcacagaaacaagtgtaattttacccctttcatatagtgttggctaaatacgtcaatattaacgatattatcgtcattttattgtattctgatagaaatatgcTGAGACATAATTCGGGAAACAAATACCTGTGGTTCCGACGAGTCATCTCACCCCGCACCATATATCCAGAGCCTATCCGtggcttatatatatatatatatatatatatatatatatatccctccctccctccctctcatCTAATCAAATGGatgtatatataacaa
This region of Glandiceps talaboti chromosome 4, keGlaTala1.1, whole genome shotgun sequence genomic DNA includes:
- the LOC144434099 gene encoding uncharacterized protein LOC144434099, encoding MEDVNSRKFPIYQQRLSHGIHSRKQQPNNGTSRSNEKMISLGKDHVLLRDIKIKMEKEEYPDNTSRAMDNFWNMTSDKCSNSKAGCVNKNIIKEKDSDLTNHSVINRPSLCTDNDDNIEHIPGNINSPSCEPFPVQIHQNVPSLHSVIKTENAGNNSEQIYSSDNATLMEKSKHSENDFYDQTRMETLPYKSYNNTEFMWKSVEDEGLVTTDTNLKKAKYLKKRRSKPEAIMPSFPCQHCDKCFSRSDYLNLHVMKYHRFDEVYVCEECGIGFPTRYKLNMHIIIHTNIGQFVCDDCGQAFGRKCDLRMHLTSHAGKSFVCKECFKGFSQRSGLETHMMIHAKERPFMCLECGKTFCQEESLKTHVLIHSKEKPIEHQESSKEYGQTVLLKEHILSRTCDYCGEVFIRKGDLKIHMVMTHTSRPFVCKECGKGFSQKGGLKTHMMIHTKVRPFVCQECGKGFCQKGNLKTHMLTHTNERPFVCEECGKGFYQKGNLKAHMKTHGK